GGCTGCAATCATAGAGACTTTGATCAACAGGGAGTATGTGTCCAGGGAAAAACGTAACCTGGTGCCAACGTCGAAGGGGCTGGCTGTATATGATGTGGTAAAAGACCAGAAAATTGCGCAGGCCGAGTTGACAGGTCAATGGGAGAAGCGTTTGGAAGAAATACGTTCGGGTGCTTCGGTAGTAGATTTTAAGGCAGAAATTGCAGATTATACAAAAACGATTACTAATGAGCTTTTGCTCGCTGGAAATACACTGGCAGCGAAGCTTGCACCACCAGCACCACAAGAGCAAAAGGTTGATTAATTACTATAAATGAAATTTATGTATTCCATCTTAGTTGTTATAATTGTTTTAGTCTTGGTTACTGTATGGGTATTAAATTTACCTGTATTCGGAAAAGCGCCTGAAGGTGCTCGTTTCGAACGATTGAAAATGCTGCCTAATTTTAGGGCAGACGGAACATTGGATAATCTGTCGCCTACTCCTATGAAGCCGGATAATGTAAGCTATTGGGATATGGTTGTGGGAATGATAAAAGGAAATGAAAATAGTGTACCTAAAAAAGCGCTACCTCACCTTAACCCTGATTTTACAGAAAGTATCCAAACCAAGTTAATTTGGTTTGGCCATTCTTCTTATTATTTACAGATTGATGGGGTCAAAATTTTGGTAGATCCTGTTTTTAGCGAGCGGCCTTCTCCGATTTCATTTATTGGTTCTAAGAATTTTAAAGGGACAGATTTTATTAAGGCTGAAGATTTTCCTGACTTGGACATCATCCTGATTACCCATGATCATTATGATCACCTGGATTATCAAAGTATATTAAAGTTGAAAAATAAAGCCAGGCTTTTTATTACTTCTTTAGGAGTAGGGGCGCATCTGGAGTATTGGGGAATACCTGTAGATAAAATCGTAGAACTAGCCTGGGGTGAAGAAACCGTTGCTGATGGCTTAAAATTTACAGCTACACCGGCACGTCATTTTACAGGGAGAAAATTTAAAAGAAACCAGACTTTATGGTCTGCTTTTGTATTGCAGGGGGCAAAGCATAAATTGTATTTGGGAGGTGATTCGGGCTATGATAAGCATTTTAAACAAGCCGGTGAACAATATGGACCTTTTGATCTGGCTATATTGGAATGTGGACAGTACAATGCTTATTGGCCATTTATTCACATGTTTCCGGAACAAACGGTTCAGGCGGCTAACGATTTAAATGCAAAAGTTTTACTTCCTGTACACTGGGGTAAGTTTACTTTGGCCATGCATAGCTGGAATGAACCTGCAATAAGGGTAGTAAATAAGGCTAAATCGGAGAATTTTAAAATAACCACACCTTTATTGGGAGAACCGGTTATTTTAGATGAAAATTATCCTTCAAAAGAATGGTGGTTGGATATATAGGACTTCGTTATTAAACAAAATGGCTGTTAAGATGTTGTTTTAACAGATTGATCTTAAAATTATGAAAACAGATTTTATAGAAATATTTCAAACCATCAGAGCGGTATTGCAACCTTATGCTGCTTTAGGTTTTAATAACAGGATCAATAGTGAAACCGTTTACGATTTATGGAGTGACAACGAGGTGAATATTGATGGCAAAAAACAAAATGAAGTGTATTTTGCTGCTGTTAAGATCCACAAAGGTTATGTTGACTTTTATTATATGCCGGTGTCTGCAGAGTCTGAAATGAAGCAGGTTTTTGATCCTGCACTTTTGAAGCTGTTAAAAGATAAATCATATTTTCACATCGAAAAATTGGATGAATCACTTTTGGCTCATATTGAGGATGCATTAGCAGAGGGATATAGACTATATAAAGAAAAGGGTTGGGTATAAATTCGGGCTGGAAAAATAGTGTGTTTATCGCACTTAAGAATATTGGTATTGGTATAGTGCTGGTTGAACATCAGAAATATGAGCTGTTACTATGCAATGATCAGGTTATTATTCACCTAATAGCTCTTGATAATGAGCTTACGCCGGAAGAAATGATCGAGCTTCAATCTACCTATGAGCTCAAAAACATAACTTTATTGCAATTGTGGGAGGATGTCTGGATGACCAGACAGGAGCAGGTATTGGGTAGAATTAAGTCTGTTTTGGGTTTAAATAAGCGATTACATGGTCGTAAGGGTGAAATAATAGCGATCAACCAAAAGCAAGCCGATGATTTTTTGAATAGCAATCACATCCAGGGCACTGCCAGGGCTAAATATAAGTTCGCTTTACAAATAGATGGGCAAATGGTTGCTGTTGCTTGTTTCAGTAATATAAGGTTGATGAAAAGGATTGCTCCCGATTATAAGTCAGTAGAGTTGATTCGTTTTGCAACGCTTATGGGATTTACTGTTACCGGAGGATTTACGAAACTATTGAAGCATTTCGTTAAAATGATAGAACCTAACGATGTAATGAGTTATGCTGATCGTGACTGGTCGTTAGGTAATGCTTATGTGCAGTCAGGCTTTAAGTTGGTGAATGTGACACCGCCGGCACAAATATGGTTGCATAAGGGGGAACTTAAGCGATACTTTACACACCGATTACCCATTACCATACAAAATGTCTTAAATCAGCATTCAGTAGAAGCCACTAATGATATTTTGAATGATTATATATCCGTTTTTAATACCGGGAATCTTAAATATATACTGTACTTGAAATGATTTCTTTGGATTACATTGTGGTATTACGATTAGTTCAGCTACTATTAAAATAGATAAACGATGATAATGGATAAAAAAACGCTCTTTGTGATATTGGGGCCAACTGCATCTGGTAAGACAAAGTTAGCTGTCAACCTGGCAAATACATTAAACGGCGAAATTATTAGTGCGGATAGTAGGCAAGTGTTTGAAGGAATGGATATTGGAACTGGAAAAGATCTTGAGGAATATATCATCAATGGCAGAAAAATTCCTTACCATTTGATTGATATTAGAAAAGCAGGGGAAAGTTATAATGTAAATGAGTTTAAGGAGGATTTCTATAGTGCTTTTAAAACAATAACTGAAAAAAATGCACTTCCCATATTATGTGGGGGGACTGGTATGTATATTCATAGCATTCTACAGAACCATGAGTACACGGCAATTCCACAAAACGCCCCGTTAAGATCCATGTTAGAGGAGCTTGATGTGGTTGAATTGCGGAATATTTTGTCAGCATATTCTCCCGAATTTACTGCTCATGCGGATTTGTCTTCAAGAAAAAGATTAATCAGAGCAATTGAAGTTTCTTCTTATTTAACAGAAAATACACTCAAAAAAATAGAAAGACCGACTTTTAATCCTTTTGTTATAGGGTTGACTTTGGATGTTGGTTTGCGCAGAAAAAGAATCATCGACAGATTGGATTTAAGACTTAAGCAAGGCTTAATAAATGAAGTAGAGCAGTTGATTAACGAAGGAGTTTCTAAAGAAAAACTTATATTCTATGGTCTTGAATATAAGTTTGTTGTTTCCTATCTCTCGGGTGAGATAGATTTCGATATGCTGAAAGATAAATTAGGCATTGCTATATGTCAGTTTGCTAAGCGGCAAATGACTTTTTTCAGAAAAATGGAGAAGGATGGAATTGAAATAAACTGGATAG
This is a stretch of genomic DNA from Candidatus Pedobacter colombiensis. It encodes these proteins:
- a CDS encoding MBL fold metallo-hydrolase, with the protein product MYSILVVIIVLVLVTVWVLNLPVFGKAPEGARFERLKMLPNFRADGTLDNLSPTPMKPDNVSYWDMVVGMIKGNENSVPKKALPHLNPDFTESIQTKLIWFGHSSYYLQIDGVKILVDPVFSERPSPISFIGSKNFKGTDFIKAEDFPDLDIILITHDHYDHLDYQSILKLKNKARLFITSLGVGAHLEYWGIPVDKIVELAWGEETVADGLKFTATPARHFTGRKFKRNQTLWSAFVLQGAKHKLYLGGDSGYDKHFKQAGEQYGPFDLAILECGQYNAYWPFIHMFPEQTVQAANDLNAKVLLPVHWGKFTLAMHSWNEPAIRVVNKAKSENFKITTPLLGEPVILDENYPSKEWWLDI
- the miaA gene encoding tRNA (adenosine(37)-N6)-dimethylallyltransferase MiaA; translation: MDKKTLFVILGPTASGKTKLAVNLANTLNGEIISADSRQVFEGMDIGTGKDLEEYIINGRKIPYHLIDIRKAGESYNVNEFKEDFYSAFKTITEKNALPILCGGTGMYIHSILQNHEYTAIPQNAPLRSMLEELDVVELRNILSAYSPEFTAHADLSSRKRLIRAIEVSSYLTENTLKKIERPTFNPFVIGLTLDVGLRRKRIIDRLDLRLKQGLINEVEQLINEGVSKEKLIFYGLEYKFVVSYLSGEIDFDMLKDKLGIAICQFAKRQMTFFRKMEKDGIEINWIDSDHSSDLLPQALSLYDKYLSTKS